Below is a genomic region from Chloracidobacterium sp..
AAGTTCTCAGTTCGGGAGACGCGCACGCCGGGCAAGCCGCCGACAGTTCGCATCATGCTGCCGATGTTCCGGCCGACGACCGCCTCTACCCTGCATAGTCGTCCTGAGGAATTGCCGCCCTTGGTCTGGGACGAGATTGTGACCGACTGGGAGACGGAGCTGTTGCTTGCGCCGCCAGCAGAGGCCAACTGTGGCGTGGCGGTTGACGAGCGTAATCGTCTCGTGGCGATTGTCCAACCGAAAGACCGGCGACTGCGCGTTCTGCCAATGGAGGATGTCCGGCGGGTCACGCAACGGATTATCGCGGCTGGGCAAAGCGTTCCGCATGGTTGGCTGGGGATTGAAGGTAAAACCCTCACCACTTTCCCAGCCGACGAGCGCGCCCGATTGAGTGTGCAGTCTGCCTATGGCGTCGTGGTCACAGCGGTCGTGCCGGGTAGCCCGGCCGAGGAAGCTGGGTTGACGCCGGGGGATGTTATCCTCAAGGCCGATGGCCGTCCCTTGGAGTCCCGCCGGGAGTTGAACGAGGTCGTGGTCGGTCATGCGGCCGGTGACGTTCTGGAATTAGTCGTGGAACGCGCCGGAAAGCCTCGGACATGCCGCGTCACGCTTGGTTCGCCGGAAGAAGCGCCGACGCTGAAGCCGCCGCCGGCGGAACACCTGGCGATTGGGTTGATCACATCCGATATGACGCCGCAACTTGCCGCCTTCTTTGGAGCGGCGGGCGGTTTGCTTGTCACTCACGTTGTCCCCGATAGTCCGGCCGCCGTCGCCGGTTTTCGCTCCGGCGACGTGATTACAGCCGTTGATGGACAGCCTGTCCATTCCAGTGAAGACTTGTCGGCGGCCCTGTTGCGGAGCATGAGCCGGGACGGTGAAACGTCGGTGACATTGGATATCATCCGTGAGCGGCAAGCGCAGCGGCTCGTGGTGTCGCTTCCGGCTCCGACGCCGAGGTGGTGACAACCTCGCCGTTGACCGTCCAAGCGGCGGCTTCTCGCACCAGCCGCCTGATAAGCGCCGCGTGCAAGCCGTGACCGGAACGCTCGGCGATAATCCGCCCCTGAAACGCCATTCCCAAAAGGGCGAGGTCGCCGATGATGTCAAGCGCTTTATGGCGCGCGAACTCATTGGGGAACCGCAGCGGCTCCGGGCTGAGGATGGTTGTGTCGTCCAGCACAATGGCGTTCTCTAGCGTCGCGCCGCGGACAAGGCCACTATTGCGGAGCGCTTCGGCTTCAGCCAGAAAACCAAAGGTACGGGCCGGGGCGATGTCGCGGCGATAGTTTTCGGGCGTGATGGCGACGGCGAAAGTTTGCCGTCCAATGCAGGGATGGGCGAACTCAATCGTGCTCTCAATGAAAAAACCGTCGCTCGGCTCAACGGCGATGCGACGGTTGCCTTCAACGACTTCGATACGCCGCTCGATGCGCAACGTCCGCCGGGGACGATCCAAAGTCAGCGTCCCGGCTTCCATAACGGCGGTGACGAATGGACGCGCGCTCCCATCCAGAATCGGCACCTCACAATTGGTCAGGTCGAGGATAGCGTTGTCTATGCCGCAGCCGTACAGCGCCGAAAGAACATGCTCCACGGTTGAGACCATGACGCCTGCCCGC
It encodes:
- a CDS encoding PDZ domain-containing protein, with the protein product MSYRACALAAGCLVGSVLFFAVGQSQVVERLRSNPPARKADPTGVGQWLVTVTHHVTMGELTAVMEDAATAAVLDGACAPTDIVLTNVTTGVVVDAEGHVLTQLANLPPGHKNPTIVVQTHDRQTFRARFIGRDGATGMCVLHVPGLPVAPPPVASIAPPKPKFSVRETRTPGKPPTVRIMLPMFRPTTASTLHSRPEELPPLVWDEIVTDWETELLLAPPAEANCGVAVDERNRLVAIVQPKDRRLRVLPMEDVRRVTQRIIAAGQSVPHGWLGIEGKTLTTFPADERARLSVQSAYGVVVTAVVPGSPAEEAGLTPGDVILKADGRPLESRRELNEVVVGHAAGDVLELVVERAGKPRTCRVTLGSPEEAPTLKPPPAEHLAIGLITSDMTPQLAAFFGAAGGLLVTHVVPDSPAAVAGFRSGDVITAVDGQPVHSSEDLSAALLRSMSRDGETSVTLDIIRERQAQRLVVSLPAPTPRW
- the lpxC gene encoding UDP-3-O-acyl-N-acetylglucosamine deacetylase, which encodes MTTYQTTLRRAVSVRGVGLHTGQEVELTLCPAPPDTGYVFRRVDLNGFEVPAAPCHVAHVSYATTLMRAGVMVSTVEHVLSALYGCGIDNAILDLTNCEVPILDGSARPFVTAVMEAGTLTLDRPRRTLRIERRIEVVEGNRRIAVEPSDGFFIESTIEFAHPCIGRQTFAVAITPENYRRDIAPARTFGFLAEAEALRNSGLVRGATLENAIVLDDTTILSPEPLRFPNEFARHKALDIIGDLALLGMAFQGRIIAERSGHGLHAALIRRLVREAAAWTVNGEVVTTSASEPEATPRAAALAAHG